One genomic segment of Balaenoptera musculus isolate JJ_BM4_2016_0621 chromosome 11, mBalMus1.pri.v3, whole genome shotgun sequence includes these proteins:
- the LOC118903707 gene encoding E3 ubiquitin-protein ligase MYLIP — protein MLCYVTRPDAVLMEVEVEAKANGEDCLNQVCRRLGIIEVDYFGLQFTGSKGESLWLNLRNRISQQMDGLAPYRLKLRVKFFVEPHLILQEQTRHIFFLHIKEALLAGHLQCSPEQAVELSALLAQTKFGDYSQNTAKYSSEGLCAKELSSAALSSIVAKHKELEGTSQASAEYQVLQIVSAMENYGTEWHSVRDSEGQKLLIGVGPEGISICKDDFSPINRIAYPVVQMATQSGKNVYLTVTKESGNSIVLLFKMISTRAASGLYRAITETHAFYRCDTVTSAVMMQYSRDLKGHLASLFLNENINLGKKYVFDIKRTSKEAYDHARRALYNAGVVDLVPRSDPSPPNSPLKSSESSMSCGSCEGLGCQQTRALQEKLRKLKEAMLCVLCCEGEINSAFCPCGHTVCCEGCATQLQSCPVCRSRVDHVQHVYLPTHTSLLNLTVI, from the exons ATGCTGTGCTATGTGACGAGGCCGGACGCGGTGctgatggaggtggaggtggaggcgAAAGCCAACGGCGAGGACTGCCTCAACCAG gtGTGCAGGCGATTGGGAATTATAGAAGTTGATTATTTTGGACTGCAGTTTACGGGTAGCAAAGGTGAAAGTTTATGGCTAAATCTGAGAAATCGGATCTCCCAGCAGATGGATGGGCTAGCCCCTTACCGGCTTAAACTGAGAGTCAAGTTCTTCGTGGAGCCTCATCTCATCTTACAGGAGCAGACTAG GCATATCTTTTTCTTGCATATCAAGGAGGCCCTCCTGGCAGGCCACCTCCAGTGTTCACCAGAGCAAGCGGTGGAACTCAGTGCCCTCCTGGCGCAGACCAAGTTTGGGGACTACAGCCAGAACACTGCCAAGTACAGCTCTGAGGGGCTGTGTGCCAAGGAGCTCTCCAGTGCCGCCTTGAGCAG CATTGTGGCAAAGCATAAGGAGTTGGAGGGGACCAGCCAGGCTTCGGCTGAATACCAAGTTTTGCAGATTGTGTCGGCAATGGAAAACTACGGCACAGAATGGCATTCTGTGAGGGACAGCGAAGGGCAGAAACTCCTCATTGGGGTTGGACCTGAAGGAATCTCAATTTGTAAAGATGACTTCAGCCCAATTAATAG GATCGCTTACCCTGTCGTGCAGATGGCTACCCAGTCAGGGAAGAACGTGTACCTCACCGTCACCAAGGAGTCTGGGAACAGCATCGTGCTCCTGTTCAAGATGATCAGCACCAGGGCAGCCAGCGGGCTCTACCGAGCCATCACCGAGACGCATGCTTTTTACAG GTGCGACACGGTGACCAGTGCCGTCATGATGCAGTACAGCCGAGACCTGAAGGGCCACTTGGCTTCTCTGTTTCTGAACGAAAACATCAACCTGGGCAAGAAGTATGTCTTCGATATTAAAAGAACCTCCAAGGAGGCGTATGACCACGCCAGGAGGGCTCTGTACAACGCGGGTGTGGTGGATCTCGTGCCGAGAAGCGACCCCAGCCCCCCAAACTCTCCCCTGAAGTCCTCGGAGAGCAGCATGAGCTGCGGCAGCTGCGAGGGCCTTGGCTGCCAGCAGACCCGGGCCCTCCAGGAGAAGCTGCGCAAGCTCAAGGAGGCCATGCTGTGCGTGCTGTGCTGCGAGGGTGAGATCAACTCAGCCTTCTGCCCCTGCGGCCACACTGTGTGCTGCGAGGGCTGCGCCACCCAGCTCCAG TCCTGTCCTGTCTGCAGGTCACGGGTGGACCACGTCCAGCACGTCTACCTGCCGACCCACACCAGTCTTCTCAACCTGACTGTGATCTGA